The Synechocystis sp. PCC 7509 genome includes a window with the following:
- the infB gene encoding translation initiation factor IF-2, with protein MNNIKVRIYDLSKELNLDNKELLAICEQLDISVKSHSSTISEDEAERIRTAAEKQIKQTVGIAPQRKESTASSKANLQMSNVTKPKPAPNKQQILEIRKPKIDRVNADDQDQQATEPESELNNPSAPRSSAPTVPIRPVQARPARSSLSADGTETQDISETPSLNAAPRQFEPPSRPSTQKVAQTNLSANAPERPVLRKHQQQNALDATPGGRTDALPERPTRRTSSSPVGARADLTPRGQPGVELNRPRPIRGSDAISPKPMRPKATAIGDDIDRSEDDLDTAPLLDEAEELLKRPTLPRPVKGGAKKWQEEEIIDDGQDSVKTGKAATKLKRLKPIIDLEDEEDLDDALDLDAPVQVSLSVARPPKQKAARVSPAGSPVTTSAAIRSRKSSSSRSDNRRRNEPEAKQERPEKIIVTGNLTVQELAQELLVPDTDIVKILFIKGMAVNITQNLDIATIKMVASELGTEVETQAPEAEARKVTEMVEAEDLDFLQRRPPVVTIMGHVDHGKTTLLDSIRKTKVAQGEAGGITQHIGAYHVEVEHDGKKMPIVFLDTPGHEAFTAMRARGARVTDIAVLVVAADDGVRPQTIEAISHAQAAKVPIVVAINKIDKEGAQPDRVKQELTQFNLTPEEWGGDTVMTSVSAIKGENLDTLLEMILLVAEVEELSANPDRLAKGTVIEAHLDKAKGSVATLLVQNGTLRVGDVLVAGSAFGKVRAMVDDRGKRVDAASPSFAVEVLGLSEVPAAGDEFDVFENEKEARAIAGVRADKQRQSRLMQGRATLTTLSAQAQEGELKELNLIVKADVQGSLEAIIGSLKQLPQNEVQIRLLLAAPGEITETDIDLAAASNAVIVGFNTTLASGARQAADEAGVDVREYNIIYKLLEDIQGALEGLLEPELVEESLGQTEVRAVFTVGRGAVAGCYVLSGKLVRNCKVRVNRGSKVVFEGGLDSLKRMKEDVREVNAGYECGIGIDKFNDWAEGDIIDAYQMVTKRRTLTMVAAASK; from the coding sequence ATGAACAACATTAAAGTTAGAATTTACGATTTATCAAAGGAATTGAATTTGGATAACAAAGAGCTACTAGCCATTTGCGAACAGCTCGATATCAGCGTCAAAAGCCACAGTAGCACGATCTCAGAAGATGAAGCAGAACGTATTAGGACCGCCGCAGAAAAACAAATAAAACAAACCGTAGGTATAGCTCCCCAACGCAAAGAATCAACAGCTAGTTCAAAGGCAAATTTACAAATGTCCAACGTTACTAAACCAAAACCTGCTCCTAACAAACAACAAATTTTGGAAATTCGTAAACCCAAAATAGACCGTGTCAACGCCGATGACCAAGACCAGCAAGCGACAGAACCCGAATCAGAACTAAATAACCCCTCCGCACCCCGTAGTAGCGCACCAACAGTACCGATTAGACCCGTACAAGCGCGACCAGCAAGGTCGTCGTTGAGTGCGGATGGGACAGAAACCCAAGATATTTCTGAAACTCCAAGTTTAAACGCTGCGCCACGACAATTTGAACCGCCCAGCCGACCATCTACCCAAAAAGTAGCTCAAACCAACCTATCGGCAAACGCACCAGAGCGACCAGTTTTAAGAAAACATCAACAGCAAAACGCCTTAGACGCAACCCCCGGCGGCAGAACGGACGCACTTCCAGAGCGCCCAACTCGGCGCACTAGCTCTAGTCCTGTAGGGGCGAGAGCCGACCTAACCCCCAGAGGACAACCAGGTGTAGAACTCAATAGACCTAGACCAATTAGGGGTAGCGATGCTATTAGTCCCAAACCAATGCGCCCGAAAGCAACAGCAATTGGTGACGATATAGACCGCTCGGAAGACGATCTCGATACAGCACCATTGCTCGATGAAGCCGAAGAATTGCTAAAGCGCCCCACCTTACCGCGTCCAGTTAAGGGCGGAGCGAAGAAATGGCAAGAAGAAGAAATCATCGACGACGGACAAGATTCAGTTAAAACAGGCAAGGCAGCAACAAAACTTAAGCGCCTCAAGCCAATTATCGATCTAGAAGACGAGGAAGACTTAGACGACGCTCTCGATTTGGACGCGCCCGTTCAAGTTAGCCTCTCCGTTGCCCGTCCACCTAAACAAAAAGCAGCCCGTGTATCCCCTGCGGGTAGCCCGGTAACAACTAGCGCCGCAATTAGAAGCAGAAAATCTAGCTCCTCTCGTAGTGACAACCGCCGTCGCAACGAACCGGAAGCAAAACAAGAACGTCCAGAAAAAATTATAGTTACGGGAAACTTGACCGTTCAAGAACTAGCGCAAGAATTATTAGTTCCCGATACCGATATCGTCAAGATATTGTTTATCAAAGGAATGGCGGTTAATATCACCCAAAACTTGGATATTGCCACAATTAAGATGGTAGCTAGTGAGTTAGGCACAGAAGTTGAAACTCAAGCGCCGGAAGCTGAAGCTCGTAAAGTAACAGAAATGGTCGAAGCTGAGGATTTAGACTTTCTCCAGCGTCGTCCACCAGTAGTCACAATTATGGGTCACGTAGATCATGGCAAAACGACTTTACTAGACTCGATTCGCAAAACAAAAGTAGCTCAAGGAGAAGCGGGAGGAATTACCCAACATATCGGCGCTTACCATGTGGAAGTAGAGCATGATGGCAAGAAAATGCCGATTGTTTTTCTAGATACCCCAGGTCACGAAGCTTTTACAGCTATGCGGGCGCGGGGAGCAAGGGTAACGGATATTGCCGTGCTAGTAGTAGCCGCCGATGACGGCGTGCGTCCGCAAACTATTGAAGCAATTAGCCACGCTCAAGCGGCTAAAGTGCCAATTGTGGTCGCCATTAACAAAATTGATAAAGAAGGCGCTCAACCAGACCGCGTTAAGCAAGAACTAACTCAGTTCAACTTGACACCGGAAGAATGGGGCGGTGATACGGTTATGACTTCCGTGAGTGCGATTAAAGGCGAGAATTTAGACACTTTACTTGAAATGATCTTGCTAGTAGCAGAAGTAGAAGAACTTTCCGCTAACCCCGATCGCTTGGCAAAAGGGACGGTAATTGAAGCTCACTTAGACAAAGCTAAAGGCTCGGTCGCTACACTTTTGGTTCAAAATGGAACTTTGAGAGTGGGAGATGTTTTAGTGGCGGGTTCTGCCTTTGGTAAAGTCCGCGCTATGGTTGATGACCGAGGCAAACGAGTAGATGCGGCTAGTCCCTCTTTTGCTGTGGAAGTATTGGGATTGAGCGAAGTTCCGGCGGCGGGTGACGAATTTGACGTATTTGAGAACGAAAAAGAAGCAAGAGCGATCGCCGGAGTGAGAGCCGACAAACAACGGCAATCACGCTTGATGCAAGGACGAGCCACGCTCACAACCCTTTCGGCTCAAGCTCAAGAAGGCGAACTCAAAGAACTCAACTTAATTGTCAAAGCCGATGTTCAAGGCTCATTAGAGGCAATTATTGGCTCTCTCAAGCAACTGCCACAAAACGAAGTTCAAATTCGCTTACTCTTAGCCGCTCCGGGGGAAATTACCGAGACAGATATTGACTTAGCTGCCGCTAGTAACGCCGTAATTGTCGGATTTAACACAACTCTTGCAAGTGGTGCTAGACAAGCCGCCGATGAAGCGGGGGTAGATGTGCGCGAATACAACATCATCTACAAACTCTTGGAAGACATCCAAGGTGCTTTGGAAGGTCTACTAGAACCAGAGCTAGTTGAAGAATCTCTTGGGCAAACCGAAGTACGGGCGGTATTTACCGTTGGACGTGGCGCGGTGGCTGGTTGTTATGTGTTGTCAGGGAAGCTAGTGCGCAATTGCAAAGTGCGTGTCAATCGAGGCAGTAAAGTTGTATTTGAAGGCGGGCTTGATTCCCTCAAGCGGATGAAGGAAGACGTGCGCGAAGTCAATGCTGGCTACGAATGCGGTATTGGAATTGATAAGTTCAATGACTGGGCAGAAGGTGACATCATTGATGCCTATCAAATGGTAACTAAGCGCCGGACGCTAACTATGGTGGCGGCAGCTAGTAAGTAA
- a CDS encoding YlxR family protein: MKPNYRRCISCRRVALKQEFWRIIRVNPSGQLQLDRGMGRSAYLCPQVDCLLAAQKKNRLGRSLRTSIPPGVYHTLLQRLQVNAQY; encoded by the coding sequence ATGAAACCCAACTATCGCCGTTGTATTAGTTGCCGCCGTGTGGCACTAAAACAAGAATTTTGGCGAATTATCCGCGTCAATCCCTCCGGGCAGTTACAATTAGATCGAGGCATGGGGCGTTCTGCCTATCTTTGCCCGCAAGTGGATTGTCTCTTAGCGGCGCAAAAGAAAAATCGATTAGGGCGAAGTCTTCGGACATCGATACCACCAGGGGTTTATCACACCCTGTTGCAACGTCTTCAAGTCAACGCCCAATACTGA